The genomic stretch TTGACTGCAGTGGATCAGATCATGAGAAAGCATAACGGATTATTTTTTATTCATAATGCAAAGGATCATACTGGAGATCAGATCCGACTTTGCGTGATGAGCGAGTTATTTCTGCCGATCCGCTAGGCAAACAAGAAGGAAAGAATGAAGAAAATATTGATCGTAGATGATTCCGCCGTTTTCAGAAAGATCCTGAGTCTACATCTTTCTCAAGCCTCTTTCTCGGTAGTGGAAGCGGAAGATGGTTTAATGGGATTAGAAAGACTAAAGGAAGGGAAAGTAGATCTAGTAGTAAGCGACATGAATATGCCGAACATGGATGGACTCAGTTTTGTTAAAGCGATCAAAGAGGATTCAAATCATAAGTTCGTTCCCATCGTGATGTTAACTACTGAATCCCAAGAAGAGTTGAAGTCGGAGGGGCTAAAGGCTGGTGCAAAAGCTTGGCTTACCAAGCCATTCTCTCCAGAAGAATTGTTAAAAACGATACAGATACTTTTGGTTTAGATTTCGGTAATATTGTATGTCACTTGAAGTTAAGATCTCAGAACTTGGTCAGAGAAATTCTCGCCCTTTGTTTAGATTAGATCTATTCGGAGAGGCCTGTATCTACTCTATTTCTGAATGGCAAGAAAGGTTAAACTCTCTTTTACAAAAGAATCCTCTGAGGCTCGAGATAGATACAGGAGGATTAGAGAAAGTGGACTCCAGTTTTCTGCAGTCGCTTCTTCTTTTAAAAAGAGAATCCCTAAGAATGGCTTGGGAACTTTCTATCCTGAATCACTCTTATTGCGTATTAGAATTTTATGATTTATATGGTTTGATTGGATATTTTCAGGATAGAATCAGGGTTTCTAAGAAAGATTCTTCTTCCTTTAAATTTGCGTATGGAGTGGAGAGAGCGTAAATGGATCTTTCTGAAATCAGAGAAGCCTTTATCCAAGAATCCACCGAACTTTTGTCTTCGGCGGAGCTTCTTCTATTGCAATTAGAAAGAGGCGAATTCGATGCGGAGTCGATTCACTCTATGTTCCGAGCAGTTCATACAGTAAAAGGAACTGCTGGTATGTTCGGTTACGAGTCCATAGAGAAATGCTCTCATGAGTTGGAGACTCTGCTCGATCAGGCCAGATCCGAAAAGACAGAACTCGATCCTAAGAAAATCGATTTTCTATTAAGGGCAGTAGATCACTTGAAGAAGATCGTCGCCGATCCTTTTCCCGGGGAACTTACGGATCCGGACGCAAGATCAGAACAAGAAAGAATTATCTCCGAAGCAAAGGGATTCATAGGCGCAACCGAAAGAAAGAAACCTATAAACGAAGAAAAGAAAACGCAAGAGAGCTCAAAGAAAGGCTCTGTAAACTCAGAATGGCAGATCAGCTTCTTTCCTGGACAAGATACTTTTAGAAGTGGGATGGACCCCTACTCCTTTTTAAAATATCTTAAAAACTTTGGAGAAATACTTCACCTCTATTTATATAAAAGCCAATTGCCTAAATGGGAAGAATGGAATTCAGAAACATGTTATCTGGGATTCGAGATCAAACTTCGCTCTTCATCTCGACAGGAAGAAATTGAATCCGTCTTTGCATTCTTAAGAGATGGCTCTTTTTTGAGAGTCATTCCTCCAAATTCGTCGGAAGAAATCTTTCATCAGATCGCAAAAGAGATCCCATGCGGAGAAGAAGAATATTATAAAACTCTCACATTGCTCGGATTGCAGATCGATGGAGTCCAAGTTGCACATGAATCCAAGACTTCTCCTGCTCCGAAACAGGAAATTGAAAAAACGCAGGCGACAACTACGATTGCTCCCAAGCTGATCCGGATCGATTCAGCAAAAGTGGACCAGCTTGTTAACCTCGTGGGAGAATTAATCATCTCCGAAGCAAGTTTAGGTAGATTACTTGTAGAGAAGGAAGACTCAGAACTGAACGAGTCTGCAGAAATTCTATCCAGGCTCGTTGGAGAGATTAGAGAAACAGCAATGGCTCTTCGAATGGTGCCTATTGGAGAATTGTTCGAAAAGTATAGAAGAACCGTTAGAGATATCTCAATTGAACTCGGAAAGGATGTTGATTTTGAGATCCAAGGCGGTGAGACAGAACTAGATCGATCTGTAATCGAGAAGATCAACGATCCCATTGTTCATATCTTAAGAAATGCTTTGGATCATGGCATCGAGCCGAGTGGAGAAAGAGAAGCATTAGGAAAATCTCAAAGAGGAAAGCTCAAGATCCAAGCCTCTCACGCAACAGGAAGCATTTCTATCGAGATCTCGGATGATGGAAAAGGATTAAACCAAGATAAGATCCGCAAGAAAGCCGTAGAAAAAGGAATCATTGATCCAGACCAAAGCCTCACCGAACAAGAGATCGCCAATCTGATCTTTCAGCCTGGATTTTCCACTGCGGAGGCGGTTACTAATCTTTCAGGTCGAGGCGTAGGAATGGATGTAGTCTTACGCAATATAGAGTCCTTGAGAGGTTCGGTTAACGTTCAATCTGAGTTCGGAAAGGGCTCCGTTTTCTCCATTCGACTCCCACTTACTCTTGCTATTATAGACGGATTCTTAGTGAGATCTTGTGATTCGTACTTCGTTGTGCCAATGGATTGGGTTAAAGAAACAATGGAGTCAGAGCTGCAACTTCTTCCGGAAGAGATTTCCGGATCGATCAATCTGAGAGGAGAAGTACTTCCGATTCTTCATTTAGGAAGATTTCTTGGCCTCCCTGGTTCGGACGAAGGAAGAAAGAATATTCTAGTTTTAGAATATGAAGGTAGGAACTTCGGCATTCTCGTTCATGATCTGCTTGGTGAAATACAATCTGTAATCAAACCATTGAACGAAATATTTAAAGGAATACAATGTATTAGCGGTACTTCTGTTTTAGGAACAGGAAAAATCGCATTTATCCTGGATGTTCCTGGACTCCATTCCCTATTAAAGATCCAAAGATCGAATTTAAGAGAAAGAGAAAAGATACGCTCTAAGTAGGAATAGATCCTGCTGAATGCATTCATAATCGAATTAGAAATAAGTTATTAATTTTGAGAATAGGTAAAAACGTATGGCACAAGGTAAGAGCAAGGCAATCGTTCTGGTCTGGATTTTTCTTTTAGGAATTCTACTAACTTTTGGATCCGCCGGATGGAGTTATTATTTTGATCATTTTGGACCGGACCAAAAGGATACGAGTCAATCAAACTCTTCTCCCGGGAATGAGATTCGATCGAATTTCTTTCACTTAGGGACGGATCTGTATTCCTTATTTTTGCCCGACCAGAATCGAGAGAGTCTTCTTGTTAAGATTGATTCTATTAAAAAAAGGAAAGAAGAACTAAAGTTAGGTCTTTCCGCTCTATCCAAGACTGGAACAGTTTCGGAGGAAGTAAAATCATTAGAAGAAGATCTGGAAGAAGTATATGAGTCCCTACTTTCAGGAAAGGCAATCTTGAACGGTGCAGGAAAGAATACTCAAATTGATTTTATTGAACATCTTTCTAAATCTACTCTTCCTAAGTTTGAAAGCCTAAGAGAAAAATGGGCGGATACTTCTTTTGAGACTAGTCCTAAGGTAGTTTCTAAAAATTCAGTCTATTATCATTTCTTATTCGCAGTCTTTGGGACCCTTCTCTTACCTGCCCTTGCGATCTATCTAAAACCTTTCTCAAGTCGGGGACCCATTTTGGAGTCGAGAGGAGATTCAGAAGAATTCATTCGGATCAAGACAGCTCTAGATAATGTGACTACGAATATCATGATGGCGGATCAGAACCTAAAGGTTACTTATATGAATAAGTCGATTCACCAGATGTTCTCAGATGCTGAGGAAGATATCAAGAAGCAACTTTCTCAATTTCGTTTAGAGGCTCTTATGGGAACGAATATTGATGCGTTCCATAAAAACCCTGCTCACCAAAGAAACTTGCTCAAAGATCTGACTAAGACCTTCCGTTCTAATATTGAGATCGGCGGGCGTTCCTTTGATCTAATTGCAAACCCTATCTTGACAAATTCAGGAGAGAGATTGGGAACTGTGGTGGAATGGGCGGATGTGACTGAGCAGAAAAAAATGCAGGAAGTCCGTAGAGCCGAAAATGAAGAGCTTACTCGCATCAAAGTGGCATTGGACAATACAAGTACCAATATTATGATCGCTGATAACAATTTGAATATCAAATACATGAATAAGGCGATCGTGAAGATGTTCGAGATCGGAGAGAATGATATTCGGAAACAACTTAATAATTTCCACTTAAACAAGCTTATTGGATCGAATATAGATGTGTATCACAAGAATCCTGCTCACCAAAGAGGATTGCTCGCTTCCTTTACTACAACATTCAAATCAAGTATCGAGATTGGAGGTAGATCATTTGATCTGATCGCGAATCCAATCTTAACTGATTCGGGAGATCGCCTTGGTGCTGTGGTGGAATGGTCCGATGTTACTGAGCAGAAAAAGGTCGCTGAAACAAGAAAACTTGAGAATGAGGAATTAACTAGGATCAAGGTAGCCTTGGATAATACGAGTACAAACGTAATGATTGCCGACATGGACTTCAATATCAAGTACATGAATAAAGCAGTCTACAAGATGTTCCAAGGAAGCGAGATGGACATTCGAAAACAATTAAGTGCTTTCAATTTGCAAAAGTTGATCGGGACGAATATAGATAGTTTCCATAAGAATCCGGCACACCAAAGGAATTTGGTCGGAAATCTGAACTCCACTTATGAGTCTTCAATTAATATAGGAGGTCGTACTTTCAATCTAGTTGCGAACCCTATTTTAAGCACCGACGGACAAAGACTGGGTGCAGTTGTAGAATGGTCCGACATCACAGGCGAACTGGCAGTACAGAAAGAGATCGAAGAGATTGTAAACGCTGCGACCAAGGGAGATTTTAAAACCAGATTGAATCTAGATGGTAAGGAAGGTTTCTTTAAAACATTGGGAGAAGGATTGAATTCCTTACTACAAGTCAGTGAGGTGGGATTGAACGAAGTTCTTTCTGCATTGGAAAGACTCGCTAACGGAGACCTTACCTCTAAGATCGAGAACGAATACTTCGGTACTTTCGGCAAATTGAAAGAGTTCGGAAATACCACCGTAGATAAACTGAACGAGATCATGGGAGACATCGTCATGAAATCGGGAAGCTTAGTCGGGTCTGCTGGCGAAGTTTCTTCCACCGCAAATTCATTAAGCCAGGGAGCTTCTCAACAAGCTGCTTCTGTAGAAGAAACGACTTCTTCTCTGGAAGAGATGACTGCTTCCATCGATCAGAACGCAAGTAACTCCAAGCAAACGGAACAGATCGCCAGCCAATCATCTAGAGATGCTGAAGATGGAGGAAAATCTGTAACTGAGACTGTAAGTGCAATGAAGCAAATTGCAGAGAAGATCTCTATCATAGAAGATATCGCTTACCAAACCAACTTACTCGCGTTGAATGCCGCAATAGAAGCGGCAAGAGCCGGAGAGCATGGAAGAGGATTTGCAGTAGTTGCTTCCGAAGTGCGTAAGTTAGCGGAGAGAAGCCAAAAGTCTGCGAATGAGATCTCAAGCCTTGCAGTTTCCTCTGTCGCAATCGCGGAAAAAGCAGGAAAACTGATCGGAGATATAGTTCCGAATATTAGAAAAACTGCAGATTTGGTCCAAGAGATCACTGCTTCCAGTGAGGAGCAAGCCTCTGGAGTTGTAGAGATCAATAAGGCAATGGGACAATTGGATCAGGTGTCACAACAGAATGCTTCTGCGTCAGAACAGCTAGCTGCGATCGCAGAAGAAATGAACAGCCAGGCGGAATCACTGCGTGAGTCTGTCATGTTCTTCCGCTTGAGTAAGGAGTCTCAAATTAAGGAAACAAGTAACGGCGCAGGCACAAGGAAAGCTTCTTTGAGATCCATCAACGTCCAAGAGAAGTCCAAGTTCGAAAAGTATTGAGGGATTAGATGAGTAATTTCGAAGACAATCAATACCTAACCTTTAAGATCGGAGAAGAGACTTTCGGGATCGGACTGCTGAATGTAAAGGAGATCTTAGAATACACTCATGTGACTACGGTTCCGATGATGCCTTCTTTCATTCCGGGAGTGATCAATCTGCGAGGGAATGTCGTTCCTGTCTTAGATGTAAGCGACAAGTTCTTTAAGAAGAAGCATTCTCCGGATAAAAGAACTTGTATCGTGATCGTGGAGGTCCCCGAGTCAGTTAACGGAGCAAGGATGGATATAGGTCTCATCGTAGAGTCGGTCTATGAGGTCTTAAGCATTCCTTCTGCCGAGATAGAGCCTCCCCCAACCTTTGGATCCAGGATAAGAGTAGACTTTCTCTCCGGTATGGCTAGGCAATCTAGCGGTTTCATTCTTCTTCTAAATCTTATCCGCCTACTGACTGTAGAAGAGCTCACTGCGTTGGAAGAAACAAGAGACGAGGCAACTCATCTGACATCTTCCAATGCTGTCTGAGATGGAACCAGATATAGTAAAGGATATCTTCTTACAGCCAGGAGGCCTGTATTGGGGGGAGAATGGTACAAGAATACGAACGTTACTTGGTTCCTGCGTTGCAGTTTGTCTTTGGCATCCCTATTACCGAGTGGGTGGAATGGCACATATCATGTTGCCCAAAAGGCCTGCAAGCATACCGGATGCACATAACAAATATGCGGATGATGCGATAGAGACATTCTTACATAAATTCCTTCAGTTAGGAGAAAGACCGGGAAGATTCGTATGCAAGATATTCGGAGGAGCCTCCATGTTCTCTCCAGACGAGGAGAAATTGGAGGAAGTAAAAAAGATCGTAGAGATCGGCGATAAAAACGTGGAAGCAGTCCAAACGCTGATCAAGAAGGCAAATATCACTCTTGCCGCTTCTCATACTGGAGGCACTTCTCATAGAAAGATTTATTTTTCCCTCTGGGACGGAGAGGTCTATATGGAGAATCCAAAGAATTAATAAAATATGATATATGTTTTCATAATAGATGATTCCGCCGTAGTCCGGACTGTGTTGACTCAAGTTCTGGAAAAGAACAACGATATCAAGGTGATAGGATCTTCTCCTGATCCTGTATTTGCATTGGAGAAACTCGAGAAATCGGGAGACTGGCCTGACGTATTCGTGCTGGATATAGAAATGCCGCGGATGGATGGAATTAGTTTTTTAAAGAAGATTATGCATGAAAGACCAACCCCTGTTTTGATCTGTTCTTCTCTGGCAGAAAAAGAATCCGAAACTACTTGGATCGCTTTGAAAGAAGGAGCGGTAGGAATCGTAACGAAACCTAAAATAGGCCTAAAGGATTTTTTAGAAGATTCAGTAGTATATTTGGGAGAAGCAGTCAGATCCGCATCCGTTTCTAAAGTGAGAGCTCATTCTAAAGTAGGAAGTATCCCGTTAAAGACAAAAGCATTAGATTTTTCTAAAATAAAAACGACCGATAGGATTATTGCCATCGGAACTTCTACCGGTGGAACCATCGCGTTAGAAGAGATACTTACTTCCTTGCCTGCAGATTGTCCTGGAATAGTGATAGTGCAGCACATGCCGGAAAGATTCACCGAAGCATTTGCAAATCGTTTGGATAAAATTTGCAAGATCCAAGTCAGAGAGGCGAAAGATGGAGACAGGGTACAAGAAGGCACCGCTCTAATCGCTCCTGGAAACAAGCACATGGAAGTCATTGGAAATGGCGCTCAATTCGTTGTCAGAGTTACGGAGGGTCCACTTGTTAACAGGCATCGTCCTTCCGTAGATGTGCTATTTCATTCTGTTGCTAAGAATGTAGGAAGAAATGCAAAGGCATTCTTACTTACAGGAATGGGAGCGGACGGAGCGGCAGGTCTATTAGAGATCCGAAAAACTGGAGGGAGAACGATCGCTCAAGACGAGGCAAGCTCTGTAGTGTTCGGAATGCCTAAAGAGGCGATCGAGAGAGGAGCCGCCGAAAAGATCTTGTCCTTAGACGAGATACCGGCAGAGATCCTTGCTTGAATTGAATACAAGCAAGGATCCTTTTTTAGTTACAGTAAGGAAAGAGTTACTTTATTCCTTCTTTCTTGGATCTCTTCAGGAGTTTCGATCTTAAGGACCTCGTCCGGAACGATCTTGAAGATGGATTGTCCTTTTTGGATGATCTTTCCATCACTATCTTTCAAAAGAACTTCTTTGATCGTTCCTGAGAAAGGTGCAGTGATCTTATTGAACATCTTCATGACTTCAACGATGAATAAAGGCTGACCGGCTTTGAAATGGTCCCCTTCTTTTGCCATAACAGGAAGATCTGGAGCTTCTTTGGAATAGAACATACCACCCATAGGAGACACTATCTCGTCGGAGCTTGCCTTAGGAGCAGGAGCCAAGAACTTGATGAAAGCATCTCTTGTATCCGTTTTTCTAAATTCTTCAGGAATTACTGGTTCTAAGTTCTCGTCTATGGTCAGCTTATAGAATCCTGATTTATTTCCTAAGTTCGGGATCAGTTTTAGAAGCTCTAGGCCGACCTGGAATCCTTTGTGAGAGGAAACTGCTTTTGTCCAAAGAGAATTATCGAATCCGGAAGCTTTAGATCCTGCAAAGAAGGAATCCCAATCAGTAGAATCCGCTTTTTTGCCGGTTCTTACTTCTAGTTCTTTATAGAAAGCTAATGCAGATTGAAGTACTTGTTGATCATGATCCCAGATCTGTTCGGATGGAGACTGGTGCAATTCTCCCTCCATGTGCAGATAATAGTAGAGATCAGTCAGAACATGGATCGGATTTCTAAGCCAAATGACTTGGTCTTTCTCGATCTTCCAAGAAATATTCTCATGATATCCTAAAAAGCCTGCAAGTAAATGAGCGTCGCTCAGTAGGTCCATCACTGGTCTTGTGATCAGAGTCAGCTTTCTGGAAAGAGTCTTCTTTGCTTCTGCAGGAGCTGCCGCAACAACCTTGTTCCAAGCGACTTCCAGATCCACATCCTTGCCTAAACTCTCTAACGCACCTACCGCAGCAAGATACGAGATCATGAATGCTGTAGAAGGTTTGAAGAGAGGATCCTTTCCGAGGATCCAGTTAATCAATCCGTAATGGACGATTAGGTTCGTTTGTAGATCCTGGCCTCTTAACTCAGTCTTGCGAAGTATGTTTCCGAGCTTACGAAGATTGTCTTCTCTGCTTGTTCCATAAGTGATCAAGAGAGCAATATTCGAATCGTAAGCGCCGGCTACTTTATAATGTACGAATAAACCTGTATCAGGGTTACGAACAGAGATCCCTTGGTCATCGCGAATCTCTTCCGGTAAAGGCTTGGACCAGTTTAAGATCACTCCTCCCGCGTGCGGTTGGATTGCCTTATTGGTTGCATTGATCCTGACTTCTGCTCCGGAGATATTGCGGACAATTCGCTCCGGTTTAGGTAATCTTTTTCCGTGAAGAGCGATAAGTGCCATCGCTTCGATAAGGCTGTCTACGATGAAGAACTCCGCTTTGTTTTCCGGATTGGTAAACTTGAGTGAATACACCATCTCAGTCACTCTGTGCTCTACCTGGATACGAGTGTTCATCTCCATGAAGAAGTGATTGGTGCCTTCTACAATAAGCTCGAAAGTGGAAACGCTATTGAGTGCCACTGCCTTTCCGAATCTTTCAGACTGCTCTTCCATTTCTTGAAGAACTTTGAGGTCAGCCTTTAGGATCTCTGCTTTCTTCGCGGAAACTTTTTCCACTGCAGCGATCTCGTTTTGAAGTAATTCTTGGGTTAAGGAAATCTCGAGAAGTTTCTGTTCGTGCATCTGAACGGAACAGTCTCTTCCTCCAAGAGCAAGACACCATTCGCCGTTACCGATCAATTGGATCTCATTGTGACGGGTCTTCTCGATATTTAATTCGATGAGGAAGTTCCTGTTGGATCCAGGTGCGGTTACCTTGGACTCGGATAGGATCTCCTGGACTGCGGTTTTTACTTCGTCAGGTTTAGAGACAACCCTTTGTCCCTTACCTCCACCACCGCCCACATACTTGAAGCGAATCCTGTTGGACGGATACTTCTTCCAAATATCAGCACATTCTATTTCGGCCTGTGCTTGCAATTCGGCAATGGTGACTAACTCTACAATCTTTTCGTAACCTGCATAAAGAAGTGCTTCTGCATTTTCAGCGGCTGACAAAGAAGAATCATATTTGAAGTTTAATCCCTTCTCTTTTGCAAGAGAAGTAAGAGCCTTTTCATCAGACGCTTTCTTCAGTAAGCAAGTAGCGGAAATAGTATCCACTCCGGGAGTTACGGAAACATTCAGTTTACGAGCGAGCTTCTTTGCTTCATCTTTAGAACCAGCTTGGTGAGCCACATGAGAAGAAGGTCCCATGAATGTAATTCCGCTGGCCTCGATTGCCTCGATGAACTCTGCATCTTCTGCCATGAATCCGTAGCCGGCAAAGATATGAGTGTAATCATTATCCTTAGCAATTTGAATGATCTGCTTGATACGCGCTGCTTTTTCTTCTGCGCCTGCACCCATATAATCCGGAACCCTGTGGATATTAGAAGGAAATCTAAAACCACGTAGTTCTGGTCCAAGTGCCATCGGATAAACAACGGAATCCTTTTCGGAAAGAAGAATCCCATATTCTCTGATCCCGATTTGGTCGAAGATCTCCATCGCTTCCTTGCGCACTGGTCCTCGACAAACGATCAAACATTTGATCGTTTCTAAGGAGAAGGAATGGATCCAAGGAGAAGTTGATTCGCGAAATGTAATACGTCGATTTTGGTAGTCGATCATCTTTGTTTACTCGAACTCCCTTTGAGGTCCGGACATAGGTCCTGGTTTGTAGTGTCGGATTAAATAATCTAAGTTTTGGAAGAGAATGTTTCTGGTGGTTCCAGGAAGAACGATCCTGGAAACGGATCCGAGAGAGAGAGCCTCTTTCGGGTTCATCAGTTCCTTCTCGTATCTTTGGGAAAGGGATTGCAGTTTCTTATCTCGAACTGCAGCAGCTTCCTTGTCGGAGAGTCCCTTTTTCAGATTTTCCTTATATTCTCTTTGGATCTCGGAGATCTCGTCTTTATAGACGTAATCTTTTCCTGCAGGACCCATTACCGCAATCCTAGCGGTTGGAAGCGCGAATACCATATCTGCTCCTGTATGATAGGAGTTGAAGGTAGCATACGCACCACCGAAAGCATTTCGGATGATTAGAGTAAGTCTTGGAGTTCTGATATCAATGATGGAATCCAGA from Leptospira semungkisensis encodes the following:
- a CDS encoding response regulator; this encodes MKKILIVDDSAVFRKILSLHLSQASFSVVEAEDGLMGLERLKEGKVDLVVSDMNMPNMDGLSFVKAIKEDSNHKFVPIVMLTTESQEELKSEGLKAGAKAWLTKPFSPEELLKTIQILLV
- a CDS encoding STAS domain-containing protein, which encodes MSLEVKISELGQRNSRPLFRLDLFGEACIYSISEWQERLNSLLQKNPLRLEIDTGGLEKVDSSFLQSLLLLKRESLRMAWELSILNHSYCVLEFYDLYGLIGYFQDRIRVSKKDSSSFKFAYGVERA
- a CDS encoding chemotaxis protein CheA, with product MDLSEIREAFIQESTELLSSAELLLLQLERGEFDAESIHSMFRAVHTVKGTAGMFGYESIEKCSHELETLLDQARSEKTELDPKKIDFLLRAVDHLKKIVADPFPGELTDPDARSEQERIISEAKGFIGATERKKPINEEKKTQESSKKGSVNSEWQISFFPGQDTFRSGMDPYSFLKYLKNFGEILHLYLYKSQLPKWEEWNSETCYLGFEIKLRSSSRQEEIESVFAFLRDGSFLRVIPPNSSEEIFHQIAKEIPCGEEEYYKTLTLLGLQIDGVQVAHESKTSPAPKQEIEKTQATTTIAPKLIRIDSAKVDQLVNLVGELIISEASLGRLLVEKEDSELNESAEILSRLVGEIRETAMALRMVPIGELFEKYRRTVRDISIELGKDVDFEIQGGETELDRSVIEKINDPIVHILRNALDHGIEPSGEREALGKSQRGKLKIQASHATGSISIEISDDGKGLNQDKIRKKAVEKGIIDPDQSLTEQEIANLIFQPGFSTAEAVTNLSGRGVGMDVVLRNIESLRGSVNVQSEFGKGSVFSIRLPLTLAIIDGFLVRSCDSYFVVPMDWVKETMESELQLLPEEISGSINLRGEVLPILHLGRFLGLPGSDEGRKNILVLEYEGRNFGILVHDLLGEIQSVIKPLNEIFKGIQCISGTSVLGTGKIAFILDVPGLHSLLKIQRSNLREREKIRSK
- a CDS encoding methyl-accepting chemotaxis protein, producing MAQGKSKAIVLVWIFLLGILLTFGSAGWSYYFDHFGPDQKDTSQSNSSPGNEIRSNFFHLGTDLYSLFLPDQNRESLLVKIDSIKKRKEELKLGLSALSKTGTVSEEVKSLEEDLEEVYESLLSGKAILNGAGKNTQIDFIEHLSKSTLPKFESLREKWADTSFETSPKVVSKNSVYYHFLFAVFGTLLLPALAIYLKPFSSRGPILESRGDSEEFIRIKTALDNVTTNIMMADQNLKVTYMNKSIHQMFSDAEEDIKKQLSQFRLEALMGTNIDAFHKNPAHQRNLLKDLTKTFRSNIEIGGRSFDLIANPILTNSGERLGTVVEWADVTEQKKMQEVRRAENEELTRIKVALDNTSTNIMIADNNLNIKYMNKAIVKMFEIGENDIRKQLNNFHLNKLIGSNIDVYHKNPAHQRGLLASFTTTFKSSIEIGGRSFDLIANPILTDSGDRLGAVVEWSDVTEQKKVAETRKLENEELTRIKVALDNTSTNVMIADMDFNIKYMNKAVYKMFQGSEMDIRKQLSAFNLQKLIGTNIDSFHKNPAHQRNLVGNLNSTYESSINIGGRTFNLVANPILSTDGQRLGAVVEWSDITGELAVQKEIEEIVNAATKGDFKTRLNLDGKEGFFKTLGEGLNSLLQVSEVGLNEVLSALERLANGDLTSKIENEYFGTFGKLKEFGNTTVDKLNEIMGDIVMKSGSLVGSAGEVSSTANSLSQGASQQAASVEETTSSLEEMTASIDQNASNSKQTEQIASQSSRDAEDGGKSVTETVSAMKQIAEKISIIEDIAYQTNLLALNAAIEAARAGEHGRGFAVVASEVRKLAERSQKSANEISSLAVSSVAIAEKAGKLIGDIVPNIRKTADLVQEITASSEEQASGVVEINKAMGQLDQVSQQNASASEQLAAIAEEMNSQAESLRESVMFFRLSKESQIKETSNGAGTRKASLRSINVQEKSKFEKY
- a CDS encoding chemotaxis protein CheW — its product is MSNFEDNQYLTFKIGEETFGIGLLNVKEILEYTHVTTVPMMPSFIPGVINLRGNVVPVLDVSDKFFKKKHSPDKRTCIVIVEVPESVNGARMDIGLIVESVYEVLSIPSAEIEPPPTFGSRIRVDFLSGMARQSSGFILLLNLIRLLTVEELTALEETRDEATHLTSSNAV
- a CDS encoding chemotaxis protein CheD, which encodes MEPDIVKDIFLQPGGLYWGENGTRIRTLLGSCVAVCLWHPYYRVGGMAHIMLPKRPASIPDAHNKYADDAIETFLHKFLQLGERPGRFVCKIFGGASMFSPDEEKLEEVKKIVEIGDKNVEAVQTLIKKANITLAASHTGGTSHRKIYFSLWDGEVYMENPKN
- a CDS encoding protein-glutamate methylesterase/protein-glutamine glutaminase — translated: MIYVFIIDDSAVVRTVLTQVLEKNNDIKVIGSSPDPVFALEKLEKSGDWPDVFVLDIEMPRMDGISFLKKIMHERPTPVLICSSLAEKESETTWIALKEGAVGIVTKPKIGLKDFLEDSVVYLGEAVRSASVSKVRAHSKVGSIPLKTKALDFSKIKTTDRIIAIGTSTGGTIALEEILTSLPADCPGIVIVQHMPERFTEAFANRLDKICKIQVREAKDGDRVQEGTALIAPGNKHMEVIGNGAQFVVRVTEGPLVNRHRPSVDVLFHSVAKNVGRNAKAFLLTGMGADGAAGLLEIRKTGGRTIAQDEASSVVFGMPKEAIERGAAEKILSLDEIPAEILA
- a CDS encoding biotin/lipoyl-containing protein, yielding MIDYQNRRITFRESTSPWIHSFSLETIKCLIVCRGPVRKEAMEIFDQIGIREYGILLSEKDSVVYPMALGPELRGFRFPSNIHRVPDYMGAGAEEKAARIKQIIQIAKDNDYTHIFAGYGFMAEDAEFIEAIEASGITFMGPSSHVAHQAGSKDEAKKLARKLNVSVTPGVDTISATCLLKKASDEKALTSLAKEKGLNFKYDSSLSAAENAEALLYAGYEKIVELVTIAELQAQAEIECADIWKKYPSNRIRFKYVGGGGGKGQRVVSKPDEVKTAVQEILSESKVTAPGSNRNFLIELNIEKTRHNEIQLIGNGEWCLALGGRDCSVQMHEQKLLEISLTQELLQNEIAAVEKVSAKKAEILKADLKVLQEMEEQSERFGKAVALNSVSTFELIVEGTNHFFMEMNTRIQVEHRVTEMVYSLKFTNPENKAEFFIVDSLIEAMALIALHGKRLPKPERIVRNISGAEVRINATNKAIQPHAGGVILNWSKPLPEEIRDDQGISVRNPDTGLFVHYKVAGAYDSNIALLITYGTSREDNLRKLGNILRKTELRGQDLQTNLIVHYGLINWILGKDPLFKPSTAFMISYLAAVGALESLGKDVDLEVAWNKVVAAAPAEAKKTLSRKLTLITRPVMDLLSDAHLLAGFLGYHENISWKIEKDQVIWLRNPIHVLTDLYYYLHMEGELHQSPSEQIWDHDQQVLQSALAFYKELEVRTGKKADSTDWDSFFAGSKASGFDNSLWTKAVSSHKGFQVGLELLKLIPNLGNKSGFYKLTIDENLEPVIPEEFRKTDTRDAFIKFLAPAPKASSDEIVSPMGGMFYSKEAPDLPVMAKEGDHFKAGQPLFIVEVMKMFNKITAPFSGTIKEVLLKDSDGKIIQKGQSIFKIVPDEVLKIETPEEIQERRNKVTLSLL